Proteins from a genomic interval of Colias croceus chromosome 2, ilColCroc2.1:
- the LOC123705376 gene encoding uncharacterized protein LOC123705376 isoform X1, with protein MKFSTGSSSSSLASDSLSRKSTLCIYTELDAPPPVERMDSSSEAMELRRELDAVKSALQQQSESVLKQRHQLVEAGQALAAHEKQAVQERRLRQDQLALVLRSLVLLESRLTREQKQVRVSLHHKEKIIKAQHEEIIKLKARKSYCSNCQQLLGFTSEQTNIETDPEFQSLESTDSRFPNAFVRSSSYRERKSPPVFQKNTRLSKSFQLPKNDVVYCNTSSSEEGNTASVGSKGTFIKNKQAFVRRDVFRRSRKYSGRKNNGKHQDNTQKSYNHQTNNSSSAEDCFGMSYQVNHDDDVTANQIANDIRKASLKIDQLIGEAAKKEQENAVSTEKPFSTKIERLHGIKRQASDEIKANRQLFLNKVLTEEGEEKPWYCNVSDQEQDMDCMDHRDSKPNSDNVLIAGLNSGIINAEIISAKNEVLCNNMLKKDVVDTRFDSKNNNNIESTKQENLNEINENWYASTSDADDTPPHEIYKNNPVLECVNQILLQNSLDDSSNDNSKSSEATTPSPKAATKRVQFSTLNSISYDDKIRPTGGNNTLPRSDKRANKIVKFSLETASEHSYEVPNTAQGFQYEIQSIYSNEYEPIITKSTEQKPVPLPPTEPHSDKSNVPKIRGSIVKNIAANIESRNLNNNNFEPKLESHGSMKIFNKRKVPRTPPALPPKPKNLSAKWKTETVKTLAESLDSEAVAANQRVADVKRNVDNVVTSKIVEPDYCSISEINVPVVNNGKREMLLTQPTVEIHNEQYPVHSTNQRNSVAKVVSLPRIQNKISDKDIPKLPQVTEIIIPDEDEKANEDHRSFPPSNSYLANFTIHSLQPKIDPRGSIQMGNTVSSILSEINKGVKTSGKRINLTDLDNQFNHVTEKIQTSNAEQHKAEYFEDIDKFDLSQNFEEFKIDDELDIIVAEEYRISSGSSDGSVSDVVTEHVISVPEKQLNNNVENNDNEKNVFHECHDNAVNKGLTKNAKLSNKPDLLSNIENLETESVRNSDIESSNSSGSNSGSYNTVKCEPRMIMSSESVNKTKGAFDFFLESSGLSSKSLFSPSKNYLGMRPPSANHKSVLKPKDIKMRVRNPIATNKINEKPMTTAIKYFEPYV; from the coding sequence ATGGATAGCAGTTCAGAAGCAATGGAGTTGCGAAGGGAGCTGGACGCTGTTAAAAGTGCGTTGCAACAGCAGTCCGAATCCGTCCTGAAGCAACGCCACCAGTTAGTGGAGGCTGGACAAGCCTTAGCCGCGCACGAGAAGCAAGCCGTCCAAGAGAGAAGGCTCAGACAAGACCAACTCGCTTTAGTTCTTCGTTCTCTTGTGCTATTAGAGTCCCGTCTCACCCGAGAGCAGAAACAAGTACGCGTGTCACTGCAtcacaaagaaaaaataataaaggcaCAGCATGAAGAAATAATCAAACTGAAAGCACGCAAGTCGTACTGCAGTAATTGCCAACAGCTCCTCGGGTTCACGAGCGAGCAAACAAACATAGAAACTGATCCAGAGTTTCAAAGTCTCGAGAGCACAGATTCGAGATTCCCAAACGCATTCGTGAGAAGCAGTAGTTATCGGGAAAGGAAATCACCGCCCGTTTTTCAAAAGAATACTAGGCTTAGTAAGAGTTTTCAATTACCGAAAAATGATGTAGTGTACTGTAATACTAGTTCGAGTGAAGAGGGTAATACAGCTAGTGTAGGAAGTAAAGGGacgtttattaaaaataaacaagcttTCGTTAGACGAGATGTCTTTAGGAGATCTAGAAAATATTCAGGTAGAAAGAATAACGGCAAACATCAGGACAATACGCAAAAATCTTACAACCATCAGACAAACAATAGCAGCAGCGCTGAAGATTGTTTTGGTATGAGTTATCAAGTCAATCATGATGACGATGTCACTGCCAATCAAATAGCGAATGATATAAGAAAAGCTTCTCTTAAGATCGATCAGCTCATCGGAGAAGCTGCGAAGAAGGAACAAGAAAATGCCGTTAGTACTGAGAAACCTTTTTCAACTAAAATAGAAAGGTTGCACGGTATTAAAAGGCAAGCATCAGATGAGATAAAGGCAAATAGACAACTTTTCCTAAATAAAGTTCTTACAGAGGAAGGTGAGGAGAAACCATGGTATTGTAATGTCAGTGATCAAGAACAAGATATGGACTGTATGGATCATAGAGATTCGAAACCTAATAGTGATAACGTTTTAATAGCTGGACTAAACAGTGGGATAATAAATGctgaaataatatcagcaaaGAACGAAGTACTGTGCAATAATATGCTTAAAAAAGATGTGGTTGATACGCGATTCgacagtaaaaataataataatattgaatcaaCTAAACAAGAAAACTTGAATGAAATCAATGAAAATTGGTACGCTAGTACAAGTGACGCGGATGATACTCCTCCACacgaaatatataaaaacaatccTGTTCTTGAGTGTGTCAATCAAATATTGCTACAAAACTCTTTAGATGACAGTAGTAATGATAACTCTAAATCAAGTGAAGCTACAACTCCAAGCCCTAAAGCTGCCACTAAGCGCGTTCAGTTTTCAACATTAAATAGCATTTCATATGACGATAAAATAAGGCCCACCGGTGGTAACAATACTTTGCCAAGGTCAGACAAGAGAGCGAACAAAATAGTTAAATTCAGTTTAGAGACAGCATCTGAACACAGTTACGAAGTGCCCAACACGGCACAAGGCTTCCAATATGAGATACAGAGTATCTACAGCAATGAATATGAACCAATAATCACAAAATCAACGGAGCAAAAGCCTGTGCCGTTGCCGCCTACAGAACCACATAGCGATAAATCGAACGTGCCTAAAATACGAGGGTCTATCGTTAAAAATATCGCAGCTAACATTGAAAGTCGTAACTTGAACAATAATAACTTCGAACCGAAATTAGAGAGCCACGGATCTATGAAGATATTTAACAAGAGAAAAGTGCCACGAACTCCTCCTGCACTGCCGCCTAAGCCGAAGAACTTATCAGCTAAATGGAAAACTGAAACTGTCAAAACGTTGGCAGAATCTTTAGACTCTGAAGCCGTTGCGGCTAATCAACGGGTTGCAGATGTTAAGAGAAACGTGGATAACGTTGTGACATCGAAGATCGTTGAACCAGACTACTGTTCCATTTCAGAGATAAATGTTCCAGTAGTCAATAACGGTAAAAGAGAAATGCTTCTCACGCAGCCTACGGTTGAAATTCATAATGAGCAATACCCAGTTCACTCGACAAATCAAAGGAACAGTGTAGCGAAAGTGGTATCATTGCCGAGGATACAGAATAAAATCAGTGACAAGGACATCCCAAAGCTTCCGCAAGTCACTGAGATAATTATTCCTGATGAGGATGAAAAGGCTAATGAAGATCACCGCTCTTTTCCACCTTCAAACAGTTATCTGGCTAATTTCACTATTCACTCTCTTCAACCAAAAATTGACCCAAGAGGTTCGATACAAATGGGCAACACTGTGTCTTCAATCCtctctgaaataaataaaggagTCAAGACAAGCGGGAAACGCATAAATCTGACCGACTTGGATAATCAATTTAACCATGTCACGGAAAAAATTCAGACAAGCAACGCAGAGCAGCATAAAGCTGAATACTTCGAAGACATAGACAAGTTTGATCTTTCCCAAAATTTTGaggaatttaaaattgatgatGAACTCGACATAATAGTGGCCGAAGAATATCGCATTAGCTCTGGGAGCAGCGATGGTTCCGTGTCCGACGTTGTCACTGAACATGTTATATCTGTACctgaaaaacaattaaataataatgttgagAATAATgacaatgaaaaaaatgtatttcacgAATGCCACGACAACGCGGTGAACAAGGGACTCACAAAAAATGCTAAGCTTTCTAATAAACCTGATCTCCTTTCTAATATAGAGAACTTAGAGACTGAATCTGTAAGGAATTCTGACATCGAGTCGAGTAATTCCTCCGGGAGCAACAGTGGCTCGTATAACACGGTCAAGTGTGAGCCGAGGATGATTATGAGCTcagaatctgtaaataaaactaaGGGAGCTTTTGACTTCTTCCTAGAGTCATCTGGTCTTAGTTCTAAGTCTTTATTTTCGCCTAGTAAGAACTATTTAGGTATGCGGCCACCGAGCGCTAATCATAAAAGTGTACTTAAAcctaaagatataaaaatgcgCGTAAGGAATCCCATCGCAACGAACAAAATCAACGAAAAACCTATGACGACtgctattaaatattttgaaccctatgtgtaa
- the LOC123705376 gene encoding uncharacterized protein LOC123705376 isoform X2 — protein MDSSSEAMELRRELDAVKSALQQQSESVLKQRHQLVEAGQALAAHEKQAVQERRLRQDQLALVLRSLVLLESRLTREQKQVRVSLHHKEKIIKAQHEEIIKLKARKSYCSNCQQLLGFTSEQTNIETDPEFQSLESTDSRFPNAFVRSSSYRERKSPPVFQKNTRLSKSFQLPKNDVVYCNTSSSEEGNTASVGSKGTFIKNKQAFVRRDVFRRSRKYSGRKNNGKHQDNTQKSYNHQTNNSSSAEDCFGMSYQVNHDDDVTANQIANDIRKASLKIDQLIGEAAKKEQENAVSTEKPFSTKIERLHGIKRQASDEIKANRQLFLNKVLTEEGEEKPWYCNVSDQEQDMDCMDHRDSKPNSDNVLIAGLNSGIINAEIISAKNEVLCNNMLKKDVVDTRFDSKNNNNIESTKQENLNEINENWYASTSDADDTPPHEIYKNNPVLECVNQILLQNSLDDSSNDNSKSSEATTPSPKAATKRVQFSTLNSISYDDKIRPTGGNNTLPRSDKRANKIVKFSLETASEHSYEVPNTAQGFQYEIQSIYSNEYEPIITKSTEQKPVPLPPTEPHSDKSNVPKIRGSIVKNIAANIESRNLNNNNFEPKLESHGSMKIFNKRKVPRTPPALPPKPKNLSAKWKTETVKTLAESLDSEAVAANQRVADVKRNVDNVVTSKIVEPDYCSISEINVPVVNNGKREMLLTQPTVEIHNEQYPVHSTNQRNSVAKVVSLPRIQNKISDKDIPKLPQVTEIIIPDEDEKANEDHRSFPPSNSYLANFTIHSLQPKIDPRGSIQMGNTVSSILSEINKGVKTSGKRINLTDLDNQFNHVTEKIQTSNAEQHKAEYFEDIDKFDLSQNFEEFKIDDELDIIVAEEYRISSGSSDGSVSDVVTEHVISVPEKQLNNNVENNDNEKNVFHECHDNAVNKGLTKNAKLSNKPDLLSNIENLETESVRNSDIESSNSSGSNSGSYNTVKCEPRMIMSSESVNKTKGAFDFFLESSGLSSKSLFSPSKNYLGMRPPSANHKSVLKPKDIKMRVRNPIATNKINEKPMTTAIKYFEPYV, from the coding sequence ATGGATAGCAGTTCAGAAGCAATGGAGTTGCGAAGGGAGCTGGACGCTGTTAAAAGTGCGTTGCAACAGCAGTCCGAATCCGTCCTGAAGCAACGCCACCAGTTAGTGGAGGCTGGACAAGCCTTAGCCGCGCACGAGAAGCAAGCCGTCCAAGAGAGAAGGCTCAGACAAGACCAACTCGCTTTAGTTCTTCGTTCTCTTGTGCTATTAGAGTCCCGTCTCACCCGAGAGCAGAAACAAGTACGCGTGTCACTGCAtcacaaagaaaaaataataaaggcaCAGCATGAAGAAATAATCAAACTGAAAGCACGCAAGTCGTACTGCAGTAATTGCCAACAGCTCCTCGGGTTCACGAGCGAGCAAACAAACATAGAAACTGATCCAGAGTTTCAAAGTCTCGAGAGCACAGATTCGAGATTCCCAAACGCATTCGTGAGAAGCAGTAGTTATCGGGAAAGGAAATCACCGCCCGTTTTTCAAAAGAATACTAGGCTTAGTAAGAGTTTTCAATTACCGAAAAATGATGTAGTGTACTGTAATACTAGTTCGAGTGAAGAGGGTAATACAGCTAGTGTAGGAAGTAAAGGGacgtttattaaaaataaacaagcttTCGTTAGACGAGATGTCTTTAGGAGATCTAGAAAATATTCAGGTAGAAAGAATAACGGCAAACATCAGGACAATACGCAAAAATCTTACAACCATCAGACAAACAATAGCAGCAGCGCTGAAGATTGTTTTGGTATGAGTTATCAAGTCAATCATGATGACGATGTCACTGCCAATCAAATAGCGAATGATATAAGAAAAGCTTCTCTTAAGATCGATCAGCTCATCGGAGAAGCTGCGAAGAAGGAACAAGAAAATGCCGTTAGTACTGAGAAACCTTTTTCAACTAAAATAGAAAGGTTGCACGGTATTAAAAGGCAAGCATCAGATGAGATAAAGGCAAATAGACAACTTTTCCTAAATAAAGTTCTTACAGAGGAAGGTGAGGAGAAACCATGGTATTGTAATGTCAGTGATCAAGAACAAGATATGGACTGTATGGATCATAGAGATTCGAAACCTAATAGTGATAACGTTTTAATAGCTGGACTAAACAGTGGGATAATAAATGctgaaataatatcagcaaaGAACGAAGTACTGTGCAATAATATGCTTAAAAAAGATGTGGTTGATACGCGATTCgacagtaaaaataataataatattgaatcaaCTAAACAAGAAAACTTGAATGAAATCAATGAAAATTGGTACGCTAGTACAAGTGACGCGGATGATACTCCTCCACacgaaatatataaaaacaatccTGTTCTTGAGTGTGTCAATCAAATATTGCTACAAAACTCTTTAGATGACAGTAGTAATGATAACTCTAAATCAAGTGAAGCTACAACTCCAAGCCCTAAAGCTGCCACTAAGCGCGTTCAGTTTTCAACATTAAATAGCATTTCATATGACGATAAAATAAGGCCCACCGGTGGTAACAATACTTTGCCAAGGTCAGACAAGAGAGCGAACAAAATAGTTAAATTCAGTTTAGAGACAGCATCTGAACACAGTTACGAAGTGCCCAACACGGCACAAGGCTTCCAATATGAGATACAGAGTATCTACAGCAATGAATATGAACCAATAATCACAAAATCAACGGAGCAAAAGCCTGTGCCGTTGCCGCCTACAGAACCACATAGCGATAAATCGAACGTGCCTAAAATACGAGGGTCTATCGTTAAAAATATCGCAGCTAACATTGAAAGTCGTAACTTGAACAATAATAACTTCGAACCGAAATTAGAGAGCCACGGATCTATGAAGATATTTAACAAGAGAAAAGTGCCACGAACTCCTCCTGCACTGCCGCCTAAGCCGAAGAACTTATCAGCTAAATGGAAAACTGAAACTGTCAAAACGTTGGCAGAATCTTTAGACTCTGAAGCCGTTGCGGCTAATCAACGGGTTGCAGATGTTAAGAGAAACGTGGATAACGTTGTGACATCGAAGATCGTTGAACCAGACTACTGTTCCATTTCAGAGATAAATGTTCCAGTAGTCAATAACGGTAAAAGAGAAATGCTTCTCACGCAGCCTACGGTTGAAATTCATAATGAGCAATACCCAGTTCACTCGACAAATCAAAGGAACAGTGTAGCGAAAGTGGTATCATTGCCGAGGATACAGAATAAAATCAGTGACAAGGACATCCCAAAGCTTCCGCAAGTCACTGAGATAATTATTCCTGATGAGGATGAAAAGGCTAATGAAGATCACCGCTCTTTTCCACCTTCAAACAGTTATCTGGCTAATTTCACTATTCACTCTCTTCAACCAAAAATTGACCCAAGAGGTTCGATACAAATGGGCAACACTGTGTCTTCAATCCtctctgaaataaataaaggagTCAAGACAAGCGGGAAACGCATAAATCTGACCGACTTGGATAATCAATTTAACCATGTCACGGAAAAAATTCAGACAAGCAACGCAGAGCAGCATAAAGCTGAATACTTCGAAGACATAGACAAGTTTGATCTTTCCCAAAATTTTGaggaatttaaaattgatgatGAACTCGACATAATAGTGGCCGAAGAATATCGCATTAGCTCTGGGAGCAGCGATGGTTCCGTGTCCGACGTTGTCACTGAACATGTTATATCTGTACctgaaaaacaattaaataataatgttgagAATAATgacaatgaaaaaaatgtatttcacgAATGCCACGACAACGCGGTGAACAAGGGACTCACAAAAAATGCTAAGCTTTCTAATAAACCTGATCTCCTTTCTAATATAGAGAACTTAGAGACTGAATCTGTAAGGAATTCTGACATCGAGTCGAGTAATTCCTCCGGGAGCAACAGTGGCTCGTATAACACGGTCAAGTGTGAGCCGAGGATGATTATGAGCTcagaatctgtaaataaaactaaGGGAGCTTTTGACTTCTTCCTAGAGTCATCTGGTCTTAGTTCTAAGTCTTTATTTTCGCCTAGTAAGAACTATTTAGGTATGCGGCCACCGAGCGCTAATCATAAAAGTGTACTTAAAcctaaagatataaaaatgcgCGTAAGGAATCCCATCGCAACGAACAAAATCAACGAAAAACCTATGACGACtgctattaaatattttgaaccctatgtgtaa